A single Sander lucioperca isolate FBNREF2018 chromosome 24, SLUC_FBN_1.2, whole genome shotgun sequence DNA region contains:
- the LOC116057804 gene encoding gastrula zinc finger protein XlCGF57.1-like isoform X3: MDRHRKQLRGEALPSDVQKVIVGEEHQQEWSSSLDQEDTKPPHIKEEQEELWTSQDGEQLQGLEETDSSKFPPTIVPVKSEDDEEIPRFSQLQQRPTVGMKTEADGEDCGGPEPPMKSDPDAHLQPDTDDETGDSSEPETDDSDWKETREPQSGLNALNNDEVPVSDSRCSTSERGERFGTSGHLKRHSRSHAGEKLFSCSVCKKAFIKSGHLKGHMRIHTGEKPFSCSICKKAFTESGSLKRHIRIHTGEKPFRCTLCKKAFIESGHLTIHMRVHTGEKPFSCTVCKKTFTVSGHLQTHMRIHTGEKPFSCSVCKKAFTVSGHLKAHMRIHTGEKPFSCSVCKKAFAESGNLQAHMRIHTGERPFSCSVCNKAFRKSASLQTHMTSHTGEKPFGCVEWISSMEHQQRTSVMFEHSKNE, encoded by the exons ATGGACCGACACCGGAAACAGCTGCGAGGAGAAG ctttACCTTCAGATGTCCAGAAAGTGATTGTTGGTGAAGAACATCAGCAGGAGTGGAGCTCCAGTCTGGACCAGGAGGACACAAagcccccacacattaaagaggaacaggaggaactctgGACCAGTCAGGacggagagcagcttcaagggctggaggagacTGATAGCTCCAAATTCCCACCCACTattgtccctgtgaagagtgaagatgatgaagagataCCTCGGTTCTCACAGCTTCAGCAAAGACCAACTGTAGGGATGAAAACAGAAGccgatggagaggactgtggaggaccagaaccccCCATGAAATCCGATCCAGATGCACATTTACAACCAGATACTGATGACGAGACTGGAGACTCgtctgaacctgagactgatgacagtgattggaaggagaccagagaacctcagtcaggaTTAAACGCTCTGAATAATGATGAAGTCCCTGTCAGTGATTCAAGATGTAGTACTAGTGAGCGTGGGGAAAGGTTTGGCACCAGTGGACATCTGAAGAGACACAGTAGATCTCATGCAGGGGAAAAACTATTTAgttgctcagtctgtaagaaagcttttatAAAGAGTGGACATTTAAAGggacacatgagaatccacacaggagagaaaccatttagctgctccaTCTGTAAGAAAGCTTTCACAGAGAGTGGAAGTTTAAAGAGACATAttagaatccacacaggagagaaaccatttagaTGCACTCTCTGTAAGAAAGCTTTCATTGAGAGTGGACATCTGACGATTCACATGagagtccacacaggagagaaaccctTTAGCTGCACAGTCTGTAAGAAAACGTTTACAGTGAGCGGACATTTACAgacacacatgagaatccacacaggagagaaaccgttTAGCTGCTCGGTCTGTAAAAAAGCCTTTACAGTGAGTGGACACTTAAAggcacacatgagaatccacacaggagagaaaccatttagctgctcggtctgtaagaaagcttttgCAGAGAGCGGGAATTTACAggcacacatgagaatccacacaggagagagaccatttagctgctctgtTTGTAACAAAGCTTTTAGAAAAAGTGCCAGTTTACAGACACACATGACAagccacacaggagagaaaccatttgGCTGTGTGGAGTGGATCTCCAGTATGGAACACCagcagagaacctcagtcatgTTTGAACACTCTAAAAATGAATGA
- the LOC116057804 gene encoding gastrula zinc finger protein XlCGF57.1-like isoform X1 yields MDRHRKQLAVVLNPETELQEALPSDVQKVIVGEEHQQEWSSSLDQEDTKPPHIKEEQEELWTSQDGEQLQGLEETDSSKFPPTIVPVKSEDDEEIPRFSQLQQRPTVGMKTEADGEDCGGPEPPMKSDPDAHLQPDTDDETGDSSEPETDDSDWKETREPQSGLNALNNDEVPVSDSRCSTSERGERFGTSGHLKRHSRSHAGEKLFSCSVCKKAFIKSGHLKGHMRIHTGEKPFSCSICKKAFTESGSLKRHIRIHTGEKPFRCTLCKKAFIESGHLTIHMRVHTGEKPFSCTVCKKTFTVSGHLQTHMRIHTGEKPFSCSVCKKAFTVSGHLKAHMRIHTGEKPFSCSVCKKAFAESGNLQAHMRIHTGERPFSCSVCNKAFRKSASLQTHMTSHTGEKPFGCVEWISSMEHQQRTSVMFEHSKNE; encoded by the coding sequence ctttACCTTCAGATGTCCAGAAAGTGATTGTTGGTGAAGAACATCAGCAGGAGTGGAGCTCCAGTCTGGACCAGGAGGACACAAagcccccacacattaaagaggaacaggaggaactctgGACCAGTCAGGacggagagcagcttcaagggctggaggagacTGATAGCTCCAAATTCCCACCCACTattgtccctgtgaagagtgaagatgatgaagagataCCTCGGTTCTCACAGCTTCAGCAAAGACCAACTGTAGGGATGAAAACAGAAGccgatggagaggactgtggaggaccagaaccccCCATGAAATCCGATCCAGATGCACATTTACAACCAGATACTGATGACGAGACTGGAGACTCgtctgaacctgagactgatgacagtgattggaaggagaccagagaacctcagtcaggaTTAAACGCTCTGAATAATGATGAAGTCCCTGTCAGTGATTCAAGATGTAGTACTAGTGAGCGTGGGGAAAGGTTTGGCACCAGTGGACATCTGAAGAGACACAGTAGATCTCATGCAGGGGAAAAACTATTTAgttgctcagtctgtaagaaagcttttatAAAGAGTGGACATTTAAAGggacacatgagaatccacacaggagagaaaccatttagctgctccaTCTGTAAGAAAGCTTTCACAGAGAGTGGAAGTTTAAAGAGACATAttagaatccacacaggagagaaaccatttagaTGCACTCTCTGTAAGAAAGCTTTCATTGAGAGTGGACATCTGACGATTCACATGagagtccacacaggagagaaaccctTTAGCTGCACAGTCTGTAAGAAAACGTTTACAGTGAGCGGACATTTACAgacacacatgagaatccacacaggagagaaaccgttTAGCTGCTCGGTCTGTAAAAAAGCCTTTACAGTGAGTGGACACTTAAAggcacacatgagaatccacacaggagagaaaccatttagctgctcggtctgtaagaaagcttttgCAGAGAGCGGGAATTTACAggcacacatgagaatccacacaggagagagaccatttagctgctctgtTTGTAACAAAGCTTTTAGAAAAAGTGCCAGTTTACAGACACACATGACAagccacacaggagagaaaccatttgGCTGTGTGGAGTGGATCTCCAGTATGGAACACCagcagagaacctcagtcatgTTTGAACACTCTAAAAATGAATGA
- the LOC116057804 gene encoding gastrula zinc finger protein XlCGF57.1-like isoform X2 yields MNSERKLSADQRRALPSDVQKVIVGEEHQQEWSSSLDQEDTKPPHIKEEQEELWTSQDGEQLQGLEETDSSKFPPTIVPVKSEDDEEIPRFSQLQQRPTVGMKTEADGEDCGGPEPPMKSDPDAHLQPDTDDETGDSSEPETDDSDWKETREPQSGLNALNNDEVPVSDSRCSTSERGERFGTSGHLKRHSRSHAGEKLFSCSVCKKAFIKSGHLKGHMRIHTGEKPFSCSICKKAFTESGSLKRHIRIHTGEKPFRCTLCKKAFIESGHLTIHMRVHTGEKPFSCTVCKKTFTVSGHLQTHMRIHTGEKPFSCSVCKKAFTVSGHLKAHMRIHTGEKPFSCSVCKKAFAESGNLQAHMRIHTGERPFSCSVCNKAFRKSASLQTHMTSHTGEKPFGCVEWISSMEHQQRTSVMFEHSKNE; encoded by the coding sequence ctttACCTTCAGATGTCCAGAAAGTGATTGTTGGTGAAGAACATCAGCAGGAGTGGAGCTCCAGTCTGGACCAGGAGGACACAAagcccccacacattaaagaggaacaggaggaactctgGACCAGTCAGGacggagagcagcttcaagggctggaggagacTGATAGCTCCAAATTCCCACCCACTattgtccctgtgaagagtgaagatgatgaagagataCCTCGGTTCTCACAGCTTCAGCAAAGACCAACTGTAGGGATGAAAACAGAAGccgatggagaggactgtggaggaccagaaccccCCATGAAATCCGATCCAGATGCACATTTACAACCAGATACTGATGACGAGACTGGAGACTCgtctgaacctgagactgatgacagtgattggaaggagaccagagaacctcagtcaggaTTAAACGCTCTGAATAATGATGAAGTCCCTGTCAGTGATTCAAGATGTAGTACTAGTGAGCGTGGGGAAAGGTTTGGCACCAGTGGACATCTGAAGAGACACAGTAGATCTCATGCAGGGGAAAAACTATTTAgttgctcagtctgtaagaaagcttttatAAAGAGTGGACATTTAAAGggacacatgagaatccacacaggagagaaaccatttagctgctccaTCTGTAAGAAAGCTTTCACAGAGAGTGGAAGTTTAAAGAGACATAttagaatccacacaggagagaaaccatttagaTGCACTCTCTGTAAGAAAGCTTTCATTGAGAGTGGACATCTGACGATTCACATGagagtccacacaggagagaaaccctTTAGCTGCACAGTCTGTAAGAAAACGTTTACAGTGAGCGGACATTTACAgacacacatgagaatccacacaggagagaaaccgttTAGCTGCTCGGTCTGTAAAAAAGCCTTTACAGTGAGTGGACACTTAAAggcacacatgagaatccacacaggagagaaaccatttagctgctcggtctgtaagaaagcttttgCAGAGAGCGGGAATTTACAggcacacatgagaatccacacaggagagagaccatttagctgctctgtTTGTAACAAAGCTTTTAGAAAAAGTGCCAGTTTACAGACACACATGACAagccacacaggagagaaaccatttgGCTGTGTGGAGTGGATCTCCAGTATGGAACACCagcagagaacctcagtcatgTTTGAACACTCTAAAAATGAATGA